A section of the Agarivorans litoreus genome encodes:
- a CDS encoding phospholipase A has translation MKKTVLSILLLSLSSASFAQQGSGPRLVAYRDTYILLGKYNPNPPSLSDYSPALAAREGENGRGVDNVEAEFQISGKLIAGESLFSNRDYFSIAYTQQSFWQVYNKPFSSPFRDTNYESELIYTWRPDKFSIEQNSWLLRSASFGFSHQANGSHDEWDRSWNRVYAQFDTSYNDWLFRFKPWIPVGPEVNNGDELTDYYGYGELTVGYLFGDNQCNHRITAMGRNNLKSSNKGALDVRFNYCITPALSIYAKYFNGYGESMLDYNIHNQSFGLGVALNRIGDKREVMSSSSRWAFSGMSMFRDSYILPFKYNPSPAIPDLAGGVTGEQPGNTEVEFQFSFRLTFPFTLFTDSDNLSFAYTQQTFWQPYDRSVDSIRETNYEPEFFYQWNSESEHKAKWSPEWIRFGLVHESNGQTQTRSRSWNRVYTEFSFDADPVSIAIKPWYRIQEDESEDDNPNIEDYYGYGELTANWKINDRHHLMFLGRNNFKKENKGALDIRWSYGMTQNLALYLKYFNGYGESLIDYNKHNQSLGIGIGFAINN, from the coding sequence ATGAAAAAAACAGTACTGAGCATCTTGTTACTCTCGCTGTCAAGTGCTAGCTTTGCCCAGCAAGGTAGTGGACCGCGATTAGTTGCCTATCGAGATACGTATATCCTACTAGGAAAATATAACCCTAACCCTCCCAGTTTAAGTGACTACTCCCCAGCTTTAGCGGCTAGGGAAGGTGAAAATGGTAGAGGTGTTGACAATGTTGAGGCTGAGTTTCAAATAAGCGGTAAGCTTATTGCGGGGGAAAGCCTGTTTAGTAATAGAGATTACTTTAGCATCGCTTACACCCAACAAAGCTTTTGGCAAGTATACAATAAACCCTTCTCATCTCCTTTTCGCGATACCAACTATGAGTCAGAACTCATTTATACTTGGCGGCCAGATAAATTTAGTATTGAACAAAATAGCTGGCTTTTGCGATCGGCAAGCTTTGGCTTTAGCCATCAGGCAAATGGCTCGCATGACGAATGGGATCGCTCATGGAATAGGGTTTATGCGCAATTCGATACTTCATACAATGATTGGTTATTTAGGTTTAAGCCTTGGATCCCTGTAGGCCCTGAGGTAAATAACGGTGATGAGCTCACCGATTACTATGGCTATGGTGAACTTACTGTTGGATATTTGTTTGGTGACAACCAATGCAACCATCGGATCACCGCTATGGGGCGCAATAATCTTAAATCCAGTAATAAAGGCGCACTAGATGTACGCTTTAATTACTGCATAACCCCCGCGCTCTCAATTTATGCCAAATACTTTAACGGCTACGGTGAATCGATGCTCGATTACAACATTCACAATCAATCTTTTGGTTTAGGTGTTGCTTTAAACCGAATAGGCGATAAACGTGAAGTAATGTCGAGCAGCAGCCGATGGGCATTTTCGGGCATGAGTATGTTTAGAGACAGCTACATACTTCCCTTCAAATACAACCCTTCACCTGCAATTCCTGATTTAGCTGGCGGAGTTACCGGTGAACAGCCCGGTAACACTGAGGTAGAGTTTCAATTTAGCTTTCGTCTCACTTTTCCTTTCACTCTATTTACCGACAGCGACAACTTAAGCTTTGCTTACACCCAACAAACCTTTTGGCAACCATATGATCGCTCGGTAGATTCTATTCGGGAAACTAATTATGAGCCTGAGTTTTTTTACCAATGGAACAGCGAATCAGAGCATAAAGCAAAATGGTCACCGGAGTGGATACGCTTTGGTTTAGTACATGAATCAAATGGACAAACACAAACTCGCTCTCGTTCTTGGAACCGAGTATATACAGAGTTTAGCTTTGATGCAGACCCAGTAAGCATTGCCATTAAGCCATGGTATCGGATACAAGAAGATGAATCTGAAGATGACAATCCAAACATAGAAGACTACTACGGCTACGGAGAGCTAACAGCCAACTGGAAGATAAACGATCGCCACCATTTAATGTTTTTAGGCCGAAATAACTTTAAAAAAGAAAATAAAGGTGCTTTGGATATACGCTGGTCTTATGGCATGACACAAAATCTTGCCCTTTACCTTAAATACTTCAATGGATATGGTGAATCGTTAATTGATTACAACAAACACAACCAAAGCTTAGGTATTGGTATTGGCTTTGCCATCAACAATTAA
- a CDS encoding serine O-acetyltransferase: protein MEELKRDYAVYVIEHELEHYSLVKRWLWLLFRSTFIVVMFYRLTTHGSRFIRLLAIPLYKVIRIVSGVQIPRATKIGKGLFLPHFGNIVLNKKAQYGEDLTIYHGVTVGAKGGASSDVGVPKIGDKVRLSAGAVVLGDIRIANNVTVGAGAVVVKSVPENSVVVGNPARILTAELNSASETKDSAN, encoded by the coding sequence ATGGAAGAGTTAAAACGAGATTATGCTGTTTATGTAATAGAACATGAGCTTGAACACTATTCTTTGGTTAAGCGTTGGCTGTGGCTATTGTTTAGAAGTACTTTTATTGTCGTTATGTTTTATCGCTTAACTACTCATGGAAGTCGCTTTATTCGGCTATTGGCCATCCCTTTATATAAAGTTATTCGCATAGTCTCTGGTGTACAAATTCCTCGTGCTACCAAAATTGGTAAAGGCTTATTCTTGCCTCATTTCGGTAATATTGTTTTGAACAAAAAAGCACAATATGGTGAAGATTTGACTATTTATCATGGTGTAACCGTTGGCGCGAAAGGTGGAGCAAGTAGCGATGTTGGCGTACCTAAAATCGGCGACAAAGTGAGGCTTTCTGCTGGAGCCGTTGTTCTGGGAGATATTCGTATTGCCAATAATGTCACGGTTGGCGCAGGGGCGGTTGTGGTAAAAAGTGTTCCAGAAAATTCTGTTGTTGTGGGGAACCCTGCGCGTATTCTCACCGCGGAGCTAAACTCTGCCAGTGAAACTAAAGATAGTGCTAACTAA